The genomic DNA TCAGACTTGACACTGATTTACCATTTTGTAAATCTTGTGTCAAGGTTTCAGCAATCTCCTTATCAAACTGGGCGTGGGCATCTGCAATTTTATGAAAATCGTCTAAAAAAATAGGAGACCCCGTAGGAAGATAATCAAAAAGAGTCCACTCTTGTTCATAGAAAAATGAAAGAAATTTTCTATGGTCGGGATGGCGATACTGACTTCTGACATCAGAAAGAACTTCCTTTAGGTAAGAAATTTGTTCCTCAACTTGTGCTGTTTGAATCGCATTCTCAAGCTTCTCCTCGGCACGCTTAAAGTCTTCTGCTGTCAAAATTATTTCTGTGGCTGGAGATAGAAAAATCTTTTCACGATTTTCAAGAGAGCGTTGACTAGTAATGTCAAAGGTTCGAATACTGTCAATTTCATCACCGAAAAACTCTAAACGATAGGGAAATTCACTATTTATTTCATAGACATCAAGAATATCTCCCCGCAAACTAAACTCACCTGGGTTAAGAACTCTGGAAACCTTTTTATAACCAGCTTGTGCTAGTAAGTTGACAAAGTTGTCAAGTTCAATTTCCTGACCGATTTCTATCTGAACACCAGATGTGCGGTAGGTGTCCGGTTTAGGAAGGAGAATGCGGCAGGCAGCCTGATTGACTACCAACACACCTGGACGCCGTTTATCCAATAGAAACTGCAGGGATTCAATTCGAGACTGGGTGCGTTCCTTAGAAGAAAAGACAAATTCAGCAATTGGACTGTCATCTGTAAAGAAATTGTATACATACTCACTTCCTAGTATGTACCCTAATTCTTCAGTAAGCTTTTCTGCTTCATTTTGACTGGCAGTAACAATCATGATTTTTTCACTCAAGCAATCAAAAGCAGTTGCCATCATCAAAGATTTGGTACTGGCTGATAGTCCCAGTACGAGTTGGCGACTAGATTGGTTCAGCTTTGCCTGCCATTTCATCACCTGTTTATTTCGATGGAATAAATCAAGTAAATTCATATTAACCATTAAACTTTCTCATAATTGTATCAAAGTCGTCTTCTTGTAAATAGAAGTTGACAGCTTTGTCAAGTTTTTCCAAAGTGAGTTGGATAGCAATTTTGTCTTCTTCATCAAAATGTGACAAAACATGATGAACGACAGACATACCATTTTTAGGACGACCAATTCCAATTTTAATTCGATCAAATTCTTGTGTCCCTAGGTACTTGATAAGGCTTTTTATGCCATTATGTCCTCCGGCAGAGCCTTTTTGTCGGAAACGGACTTTACCTACTGCCATATCCAAATCATCATAAACAACCAACATATCGCTTGTATCTAGCCCGTAATAAGTTATAAGAGCTTGAACAGCCTTACCAGATTCATTCATAAAGGTGGTTGGTTTGACCAAAAATATTTTCTCACCATCAATGAAAGTAGTGGCAATATCTGCTTGAAAAATTTTATCATTGCTGAAAGTCACTTTCTCTCTCTCTGCAATCTTATCAATCAACATAAAACCGACATTATGGCGGGTCTCATGGTACTTACTGCCTGGGTTTCCCAGACCA from Streptococcus oriscaviae includes the following:
- the pth gene encoding aminoacyl-tRNA hydrolase is translated as MVKMIVGLGNPGSKYHETRHNVGFMLIDKIAEREKVTFSNDKIFQADIATTFIDGEKIFLVKPTTFMNESGKAVQALITYYGLDTSDMLVVYDDLDMAVGKVRFRQKGSAGGHNGIKSLIKYLGTQEFDRIKIGIGRPKNGMSVVHHVLSHFDEEDKIAIQLTLEKLDKAVNFYLQEDDFDTIMRKFNG